The proteins below come from a single Zonotrichia leucophrys gambelii isolate GWCS_2022_RI chromosome 3, RI_Zleu_2.0, whole genome shotgun sequence genomic window:
- the ETAA1 gene encoding ewing's tumor-associated antigen 1 — MPSSRRRGLSLGPAALRRRSGGEEQLTRRRAEPPAEEGPVERGAGRGLPAGEAAACSPRAAEPCLHKTPKRSLSRKSRIPTFSSPINDTETQQEIFWDSHSPVAHRLGNGKSKQTTSRCAVEISEIVNRIAPQDEKASCNEDSLLGTWIGEDAIPCTPIVVKARTKLSCTRDLKIKNPEEELMKLAKEFDKNLVELDAVQEQEKLGHNFIQSTSELSSNSKDEINTKNQKSLLGEGSEADPTASLKPVGQSTGIPVAEPCQSSSQKSVDLEAEVALHALFDSSTQKCSGQLSQGLSDISLNNSFHKIRSTLEEENLPEIVEETQHGNSEAYQKDTLFAVGSMDQTIPKADHADTLTKKNPPSLKTQLVASAKLAGVVNDSFDDWDTDLLADDSFVMQITQNPELLSTEEPPQIPVNPFVHDFSDASRTKQRSSGNSVTLLGTISKSNSLQYSPLKHSNKNSQHVKSLSLQKPCKTENAKTETKALHGKCDVKPDKTKSVWKSTQNNDLNYIPVSVQSEMENGNESTKPKSDALPLFPSRFNPHRQSAGKPGNNTHTISCQSSSVSTNMKPNDLTKVVNQANTGHSNQVEVPKKCPLSFDDWNEAKFSDEILGMFCGSDNPWDANCEDDELLYQVCDDIEKQTQSQDVKQGNEKIKTIQGASINSRSNADNSFPASKQGLPDLLLVQKTNAKQEALSLNDACRNSSKTVHGLATTGHVMNSKNMSNPLTVISGPSVECKYTLPKNCHQDTSEDTAKTVSGKWYRSNSVPAGETGSELSPVNAVNIFSRKALDCSHFLCNAGKIPSSTSSNKTSLVHSKFKFKKINNSQGGHHVGSESSGNHSGIGITLQDLEGSKNQVNVTLHRKLDNKKSPFKRHLSESFAQTTSVSVVEQKNRKCSQEEIERKKQEALARRKSRTQAFFKDA, encoded by the exons ATGCCCAGTAGCCGGCGGAGGGGGCTGTCCCTCGGGCCCGCCGCCCTGAGGAGGCGCAGCGGCGGCGAGGAGCAGCTGAcgcggcggcgggcggagcCCCCCGCGGAGGAGGGGCCGGTGGAACGCGGCGCGGGCCGAGGCCTGCCCgccggggaggcggcggcgtGCTCGCCCCGCGCTGCAG aACCATGTTTACATAAAACACCAAAGAGATCATTGAGTAGAAAATCCCGAATACCTACTTTCAGCTCTCCTATTAATGACACTGAGACACAGCAAGAAATCTTTTGGGATTCTCATTCACCAGTTGCACACAGATTAG GCAATGGAAAAAGCAAGCAGACTACCAGCAGATGCGCAGTAGAAATTTCGGAAATTGTTAATCGTATTGCTCCTCAG GATGAAAAAGCAAGCTGTAATGAAGACTCCCTTTTAGGAACATGGATTGGTGAGGATGCTATTCCCTGTACACCTATAGTAGTAAAAGCTAGGACAAAGTTAAGTTGTACAAG agatcttaaaataaaaaatcctgaagAGGAACTCATGAAGTTGGCTAAGGAGTTTGATAAAAATCTAGTAGAGTTAGATGCTGTTCAGGAACAGGAGAAGCTTGGTCACAACTTCATCCAGAGCACCTCAGAGCTTTCAAGTAATTCTAAAGATGAAATAAATACGAAGAACCAGAAATCACTCCTTGGTGAAGGATCTGAAGCAGATCCTACTGCATCCCTGAAACCAGTTGGACAGAGCACTGGCATCCCTGTGGCAGAGCCCTGTCAGTCCAGCAGTCAAAAGTCTGTAGACCTTGAGGCTGAAGTAGCCCTTCATGCTCTTTTTGACTCTTCTACCCAGAAGTGCAGTGGACAGTTGAGCCAAGGACTGTCagatatttctttaaataatagTTTTCATAAAATTAGAAGTACATTGGAGGAGGAGAATCTTCCTGAGATAGTTGAAGAGACACAGCATGGTAATTCAGAGGCATATCAAAAAGATACTCTGTTTGCAGTAGGAAGCATGGACCAGACTATACCAAAAGCTGACCACGCTGACACgctgaccaaaaaaaatcctccttctTTGAAGACACAATTGGTGGCCTCTGCTAAGCTTGCTGGAGTAGTTAATGATAGCTTTGATGACTGGGATACAGATCTTTTGGCAGATGACTCTTTTGTGATGCAAATAACCCAAAATCCTGAACTGCTAAGTACTGAAGAACCACCACAAATTCCTGTAAATCCATTTGTGCATGATTTCAGTGATGCTAGCAGAACAAAGCAAAGAAGTAGTGGCAATTCAGTAACTCTTTTGGGGACTATAAGCAAATCTAACAGTTTGCAGTATTCACCTTTGAAACATTCTAATAAAAACTCACAACATGTAAAATCCCTGTCTTTACAAAAGCCATGTAAGACAGAAAACGCCAAGACAGAGACCAAGGCCTTGCATGGTAAATGTGATGTTAAACCAGATAAAACTAAATCTGTTTGGAAGAGTACCCAAAACAATGATTTGAACTATATTCCTGTTTCAGTGCAATCTGAAATGGAGAATGGAAATGAATCTACTAAGCCTAAAAGCGAtgctcttcctctttttccttcaagATTTAATCCTCATAGACAATCAGCAGGAAAACCTGGGAATAACACTCATACTATTTCCTGTCAGTCATCCAGTGTTTCTACCAACATGAAGCCTAATGATCTAACCAAAGTGGTTAACCAAGCTAATACAGGTCACTCAAATCAAGTTGAAGTGCCAAAGAAATGTCCTCTGTCATTTGATGACTGGAATGAAGCGAAATTCTCTGATGAGATACTAGGTATGTTTTGTGGATCCGATAATCCTTGGGATGCAAACTGTGAGGATGATGAATTGTTATATCAGGTGTGTGATGATATAGAAAAGCAAACTCAGAGCCAGGATGTTaaacaaggaaatgaaaaaattaaaactattcAAGGAGCTAGTATTAATTCCAGATCAAATGCTGATAACAGTTTCCCAGCATCTAAACAAGGACTACCCGATCTCCTCTTGGTgcaaaaaacaaatgcaaaacagGAGGCTCTCTCACTAAATGATGCCTGTAGGAATTCATCAAAGACAGTGCATGGGCTGGCCACAACAGGTCATGTCATGAACTCTAAGAACATGTCAAATCCTCTGACTGTGATCTCAGGTCCTTCTGTGGAGTGTAAATACACACTCCCTAAAAACTGTCATCAAGATACTTCTGAAGATACTGCAAAGACTGTTTCAGGGAAATGGTACAGGTCCAATTCTGTGCCAGCAGGAGAGACAGGTTCTGAACTAAGTCCTGTTAatgcagtaaatatttttagtagAAAAGCACTCGACTGCTCACATTTCTTGTGTAATGCGGGAAAGATTCCAAGTAGCACCTCTAGTAACAAAACTTCACTTGTGCATTCAAAGTTTAAGTTCAAAAAGATTAACAATTCTCAGGGTGGTCATCATGTAGGGTCTGAAAGTTCAGGGAATCATTCTGGCATTGGAATTACTCTGCAGGATTTGGAAGGAAGCAAGAATCAGGTGAATGTCACTTTGCACCGCAAGCTTGACAATAAGAAATCACCTTTCAAGAGGCATCTTTCAGAGTCATTTGCACAGACTACATCAG tgtCTGTGGTagaacaaaaaaatagaaaatgttctCAAGAGGagattgaaagaaaaaaacaagaagctCTTGCACGAAGAAAGTCCAGAACACAGGCATTCTTTAAAGATGCTTGA